The following is a genomic window from Bacilli bacterium PM5-9.
GAATCATGATATCAGTTCATATGAACAAGATTTTTCTTCTATCAAATATAAGCTAAATATGGATGGAACAATTTACCTCTTAAAGGGATATGATAAACTGTATACAGATTACTCAATTACTGAATTAATTAAATTAAAAGAAATAGGTGTTATCAAATCAGATTTTAATCGTATTGATTTTTCCTCTCCAGTTGGACTTGGTGCTGGATTTTGGGTAGATGATCTGAAATTATTTTTAGATATTCTTTTACCAATTATTAAATTTGGATATAAAGCATATATAAGCCAAAAAGAGCGAATAGAATTGGAAAATACATTAAATCAACTTCTAGAAAAATTGAAAATTAATAATAATATAGAAAACATAATAGAATTGCGCGAATTGTTTGATGATATTGATAATTGGACAACAAAAAAAGCAAAAGAATTACTAAATATCAGTGAAGAGTTAGCAACATTTCTTTTGATGGCTCAAGGGTATGAATTAATTGAAAATGGATGGGTTCATGGTACAAGTAAGGAGTCTAGAAAAAGAGAAAAAATATGGAATAAACAAGAAAGAAAGTACGAAAAATTTAGAGAAAACTTTTATAAATAGTTATTAATGTATTTAAGAAATTGAAAATGAAAGAAATATATTAAAAAAAATTATAAATTTAAGAGAAAGATATTAAACATGGAATATGGAGGTAATATATGAAGAAGAATATAGGTCTTAATAAGAGCCGTATAGGAACAATAGAATATGGAGAAATTCACTCTTATTATCCATTATATATATGTGATGAAATGAGTAATACTGAAGTGTTAAAGAAAATAGAAAATAGTGAAATAGTAGTAAATGAAAAATTTTATGTAGATGAGAAAAGAATTTTACATAATCAATTCTCAAATTTAATTAACAATTTAGAGTCGTCTAATGTTCCCAAATTAACAGATATTGAAAAATATGTTGATGATGAAGATGGAATGGAAAAATATATTGAAGAAAAACTAGCACTGTCAGATTCGGAAAAACAAGCAATTAATGAGGGTAAAGCTTTTTTCGAGATTACTTCTGATGATAGTACATATACAAAAATTGAAGTTAAGTCTACAAAAATAGAAACAATGAAGAATTATGAAGAGCTAAATAATAGAAATTATGAACTGATGTGTAAACAAGCTGGTATCAACTGGGTTACAAAACAGGAACAATTTTTTCTTTTGCCGTTATCTTTAAAATTAGAAAATGGACAGAAAATGTATATTCCAGTCACTTTAATAATATTTGATAATAGTATGGGAGTTATCAAATTATCATATCCGATAATTAATTCAAGTGATTATGGTCTTAAGGAACATAATTATGAGCAATATATTCATGAAATGAAATATGAAAAAGATGATGTAGTATTTGATGGATTAGATGAGGTAGTAAACTATATAATAGCTAAAATATCATTTATTCTCGATTGCAGTGTAATTTTAAAGACTAATAATAATATTAATTTTATTTATTTACTTGAATATGATGGCTTACCTAAAGCTATAACAAATTTATCTAATGAATTGAAAAAAGATATTTACTTAATTATAAATTCGCCTGTCCCTGCATATCATAGAAGTATATTAGAAAAAAAAGAAGTAGATTTGTTTGTAAATAGTCAGTGTTACTCAATATCGGGTGTTAATACATACTTACGTAGAAGTGGAGGAGGAGTAACAATATTTGATAAATCATTTATTGATTTTTTTATAAATCAAAATAATATTGATGCAGAAAAAGATAAAGAAGAAATAAATATGTGTATTGCATCTGATATTGCAACATCAAATGAATATGCAATCTTAATTATTTTATTGAAGCGTCTAAATGTCGAGGTAACATTATATAATCAAACATCTTCAAATAATTCTAGTGAGGACATTTACAGAGCATATTTAAATAATAATTTGTATATAAATCAACTGCAAGAACTATGTTTAATGAAATCAATGAATGAGCAGGTAGATTTTTTTGAAGAAAAAATGCAGTTTTATACAAACAAACCCTATATATTAGAAAGAGTATCTTTATTAAATAAAATTTTAGAAATTAAAGAAACAAAAGAGAGAGAAAGAAACAATTTCTTATTATCTATAATTGGAACGATTTTTACATTTGTTTTTGGATTACCTGGAATAAGTGAAACTTTGAAATTGATTAGGAAAACTTTTTCTTCTATACCAGATATTCCGTATATAAATATCGAAAAGGTAAGTATGATTATATGGATAATTTCAGTAGTATTCTTTATTAAAATGTCTTTTAATCTCTTTCAAGGATTAACCGAAAAAAAATAATATTTTATGGAATGATAGAAAATATTTAATCATGATTTATTTTGTGAAAGTACAAATTTTAGAAATCACTTTTCTGACAATTAATTGCACAAAAATTGCACATTTGAAATGTATTTATACATCTTAATAGTGATTCATATTTGTTAATAATCCTTTATATTACATTATATCGCTTAATATTCAATATAATACGCAGAGAGTGGGAATAGTATATAAAGAGCAATAAGTCCTTTATTATAGGTCTTATAAACTCTTTTCTTTTTGTTGTAAATACTTGATGTGTACGTATAATTTTTAATAGCTGCCTATATTTACTAATAACCTGTATATAATATTATACTGCTCGAAAATGAATATTATATATGGATAGTGATAACCTATTGCTATAGTAATATGATTAATATGCTTTTTGATTATTTAAGTTGATAGTATCAAATTATATAAAGATATTGAGTCAAACTATAAAAAAATAATAAGCCAAACTATAAAAACATTGATATTTATAGGTGTAATGATATAATTAATTTAATAAATTTCGGAGGAAATTAAATGATAATTGATATTAATAAAACAATAAATTTACTTGCAAATGAGAGAAAAATATTTCATTCAGAAGCTGACTTTCAGTTTTCATTTGCGTGGAAAATCAAAGAGGTATATCCAAAGGCGAATATTAGACTTGAATATATTAATAATGATATTAAAAATATGCATATAGATGTTCTTATAGAATTAAATAATTACATTATTCCAATTGAACTAAAATATGTGACAAAATTTTTTGTTGGTCAAGATAAAGGTGAAAAATTTATTTTAAAAGATCATGGTGCACAAGATTTAAGAAGATATGATTTCATAAGAGATATTGAGCGTATAGAATATTGCAAAAAAAAGTTAATGAATTTCAAAGAGGGCTACGCAATAATGGTTACAAATGATAAAAGCTATTATCAAGAGTATACAAGAGACAAAATTACTAACTGCCACGATTTTAGAATTCATGATGGTAAAACAATTGAAAAAAAATTAATTTGGAGAAATAATCCATCAATTGGCACTATCAAAGGAAGAGAAAGAGATATTAAGCTTTCTAAAGATTACAATTTAAAATGGAGTAGATTTTCGTTGTTGAAGGAAGAAGAATTTAAAGTATTAGTTGTTAAAGTGGTATAGAAAATAAAGTAATTTTAAGAAAAATACTTTATTTTAGAATAATGCTAGCTAATTGTTAGTATTATTTTTTATATACTTTAGACATTTTATGCTTAGTAATATTATATTAACATCAACATTATTTTGACTACACAATTTATTTTAAAATTAATGTAGAGAGTTAATAATCCATTACTTTTTTATGATGTTTGATTTGCAATATTAAATATATATAAAATATGTTAAAATTATTTAATATAAAGTAATTGTTTTTAAAGAGTTAGAAAGGAGCATATTGTGCTATGTTTAATGAAATTTGCATATATGAAGCAAAGCTAAATAAAGAAGATGAAATAGAAGAATTAATGAAGGAAGTTTCAAAATTTTATCTTGAGCAAGAAGGAGTTATAGACGTTCATTATATTAAAAGAACTCATAGGCAAAAAGACTTTAATGCAGTAAAAAACGGAGAATTACCAATAAGACTTACAAGAAATGTAGGCAAAATAACATATGTTCTATATTGGGCTTTAGAAAATGAAGAAGCCCATGCAAGAGTATCAAAACTTGGAGTTGAGAAATTCTATAAACGTTGGAACAGATGTTTAACTACAATGCCCAAAATAATTTTAGGAGAAAATATAGTATAAAGTAGTATAATTAATACATTATATATTGCTCAACAAATAAATTATAATATATACATAATAAAAAATTAAAAAGTAAGGAGGCGTAATAATGGAAAGAATTCTTTTAATGTATTTTTCAGGAACTGGAATGAGTAAAATTGTATTAGATAAATTAAATAACAAACTATTAAAAAAATTTCATATTGATATAGTAAATATTGAAAATAATTTGTTTGATTTTAATATTTCTAATTATGATTGCTTAGGAATAATAAGTCCAGTACACGCCTTTAACTTACCAAAAAATGTAACGAATTATTTGTGCAAAATTAATGATTATAATAAAATTAAAACATTTATCATTTGTAGTGCAGCAGAAGATAGTAAATTAAATTATGGATGCGCATTAAAAGTCAATAAACTTTTAGCTAATAGAAATGCAAATGTTTTCTATAATAATATAATAACTATGCCTTCAAATTTCGCAAAGAAAACTGAAAAAGAAATAGTTATAGAAATTTTTAATAATCTAGATTCTAAAATTGAAAAAATAATTGAAGACATTCAAAGTGAAAGATCATATCTTTTAAACCCAACAAATTTTGTTAAAAGTTTGAGTTATCTTGCTAGGATAGAACAACATTCCACATGGCTTTTAAAGTACTCTTTTTCTGTAGATAATAATTGTAATA
Proteins encoded in this region:
- a CDS encoding hypothetical protein (product_source=Hypo-rule applied; superfamily=89975) translates to MEIEFNYYHEGQKVSSEKIILNHTNSIRVIFLETYKRAIKKHKFKNWYNNRDDNEIPFNFKLNNLNHDISSYEQDFSSIKYKLNMDGTIYLLKGYDKLYTDYSITELIKLKEIGVIKSDFNRIDFSSPVGLGAGFWVDDLKLFLDILLPIIKFGYKAYISQKERIELENTLNQLLEKLKINNNIENIIELRELFDDIDNWTTKKAKELLNISEELATFLLMAQGYELIENGWVHGTSKESRKREKIWNKQERKYEKFRENFYK
- a CDS encoding hypothetical protein (product_source=Hypo-rule applied; superfamily=50814,53448; transmembrane_helix_parts=Inside_1_471,TMhelix_472_491,Outside_492_515,TMhelix_516_535,Inside_536_542); translated protein: MKKNIGLNKSRIGTIEYGEIHSYYPLYICDEMSNTEVLKKIENSEIVVNEKFYVDEKRILHNQFSNLINNLESSNVPKLTDIEKYVDDEDGMEKYIEEKLALSDSEKQAINEGKAFFEITSDDSTYTKIEVKSTKIETMKNYEELNNRNYELMCKQAGINWVTKQEQFFLLPLSLKLENGQKMYIPVTLIIFDNSMGVIKLSYPIINSSDYGLKEHNYEQYIHEMKYEKDDVVFDGLDEVVNYIIAKISFILDCSVILKTNNNINFIYLLEYDGLPKAITNLSNELKKDIYLIINSPVPAYHRSILEKKEVDLFVNSQCYSISGVNTYLRRSGGGVTIFDKSFIDFFINQNNIDAEKDKEEINMCIASDIATSNEYAILIILLKRLNVEVTLYNQTSSNNSSEDIYRAYLNNNLYINQLQELCLMKSMNEQVDFFEEKMQFYTNKPYILERVSLLNKILEIKETKERERNNFLLSIIGTIFTFVFGLPGISETLKLIRKTFSSIPDIPYINIEKVSMIIWIISVVFFIKMSFNLFQGLTEKK
- a CDS encoding hypothetical protein (product_source=Hypo-rule applied; superfamily=52980), whose amino-acid sequence is MIIDINKTINLLANERKIFHSEADFQFSFAWKIKEVYPKANIRLEYINNDIKNMHIDVLIELNNYIIPIELKYVTKFFVGQDKGEKFILKDHGAQDLRRYDFIRDIERIEYCKKKLMNFKEGYAIMVTNDKSYYQEYTRDKITNCHDFRIHDGKTIEKKLIWRNNPSIGTIKGRERDIKLSKDYNLKWSRFSLLKEEEFKVLVVKVV
- a CDS encoding hypothetical protein (product_source=Hypo-rule applied; cath_funfam=1.10.720.30; superfamily=54909) produces the protein MFNEICIYEAKLNKEDEIEELMKEVSKFYLEQEGVIDVHYIKRTHRQKDFNAVKNGELPIRLTRNVGKITYVLYWALENEEAHARVSKLGVEKFYKRWNRCLTTMPKIILGENIV
- a CDS encoding ferredoxin (product_source=COG1145; cog=COG1145; pfam=PF12724; superfamily=52218,54862), whose translation is MERILLMYFSGTGMSKIVLDKLNNKLLKKFHIDIVNIENNLFDFNISNYDCLGIISPVHAFNLPKNVTNYLCKINDYNKIKTFIICSAAEDSKLNYGCALKVNKLLANRNANVFYNNIITMPSNFAKKTEKEIVIEIFNNLDSKIEKIIEDIQSERSYLLNPTNFVKSLSYLARIEQHSTWLLKYSFSVDNNCNKCLKCINNCPTKNIIFDDKIKFNKKCILIL